A genomic region of Deinococcus reticulitermitis contains the following coding sequences:
- a CDS encoding endo alpha-1,4 polygalactosaminidase: protein MCPRRLMPVLLVSAALLTGCDRADPAPPVAGALTPAPTAPAETLPSAPGADTLQAEAIAPVSTGPHLPPAGRVGWMWLRPGEQLGLDQLPDDVTLIGLDGLSTKPAQVAALKERGIYTICRLNLTTFDSQSPDADLFTPQMRRSGAGLDLGQATRPGSALGVLLTRRLGACVVRGFDAVDPGDLGGAGRTEDARARQQRLNFAGWLADQAHAAGLAILQHGALSDQGQRDEHGRVLADIFDGALSKNCQAEESCGALIAYVNRGKLALDLAAPGTGLDCQSAERLGINQLGAGSSVVRRCD, encoded by the coding sequence ATGTGCCCGCGCCGCCTCATGCCCGTCCTCCTGGTCAGCGCCGCCTTGCTCACGGGGTGCGACAGGGCAGACCCGGCCCCCCCGGTGGCCGGAGCGCTGACGCCTGCACCGACCGCCCCCGCCGAGACCCTGCCGAGCGCCCCAGGGGCCGATACGCTGCAAGCTGAAGCGATTGCCCCCGTCTCCACCGGCCCACACCTGCCGCCGGCGGGTCGGGTGGGATGGATGTGGCTGCGTCCGGGCGAGCAACTGGGCCTGGACCAGCTTCCTGACGACGTGACCCTGATCGGCCTCGACGGTCTGAGCACCAAGCCGGCGCAGGTCGCGGCGCTGAAGGAGCGCGGCATCTACACCATCTGCCGCCTGAACCTGACGACGTTTGATTCCCAGAGTCCCGACGCGGACCTCTTCACCCCCCAGATGCGGCGGTCGGGCGCAGGCCTCGACCTGGGGCAGGCGACGCGGCCCGGTTCCGCGCTTGGTGTCCTGCTTACCCGCCGCTTGGGTGCCTGCGTGGTCCGGGGCTTCGACGCCGTGGACCCGGGCGATCTGGGGGGGGCCGGTAGGACCGAGGACGCCCGGGCGCGGCAGCAGCGGCTCAATTTCGCTGGCTGGCTGGCCGATCAGGCGCACGCAGCGGGACTCGCCATCTTGCAGCATGGCGCGCTGAGCGACCAGGGCCAGCGCGACGAGCATGGCCGCGTCCTGGCCGACATTTTCGACGGGGCTCTGAGCAAGAACTGTCAGGCGGAGGAGAGCTGCGGAGCCCTGATCGCCTACGTCAACCGGGGCAAACTTGCCCTTGACCTCGCCGCTCCGGGCACCGGGCTCGACTGCCAGAGCGCCGAACGCCTTGGCATCAATCAGCTGGGAGCGGGAAGTTCCGTCGTCCGGCGCTGCGATTGA
- the glp gene encoding gephyrin-like molybdotransferase Glp, whose amino-acid sequence MHVSVEEARRLFAALLPDPASRSAETAPLRSALGRTLAADLTALASHPSATESALDGVACREADSRGASPAAPVRLRVVGESRAGQPHPGEVGPGECVRIYTGAPLPPGTDAICPVEELTEEEGGEAVALRRPASPNDVRPEGGDFRAGETVLRAGGRLNPARLALAAALGHAEVPVRRRWRVALLATGDELVTPGAGPLAPGQVYDSNSVGLWAGLTEAGCEVLDLGRAPDSPAGLRARLDAAGGADLLLTSGGVSMGRYDFMRDLLLGEGEVSFWKVRMRPGGPALCGRWGSLPVFGLPGNPVSSLVVFRVIVRPVLTGEALPTVRARALTPFRRLSDKAAFWRAVLEPDGGVRHYGQQGSGVLRSLSEANALVVVPAGEGQVKEGDELEAVPLL is encoded by the coding sequence ATGCACGTCTCCGTGGAGGAGGCGCGGCGGCTGTTCGCGGCGCTGCTCCCTGACCCGGCCTCCCGGTCCGCCGAGACCGCCCCGCTGCGGTCGGCCCTCGGGCGCACGCTCGCTGCCGACCTGACCGCCCTCGCCAGCCACCCCAGCGCCACCGAGAGTGCACTCGACGGCGTCGCCTGCCGGGAGGCCGACTCGCGCGGCGCTTCTCCCGCTGCTCCGGTCCGGCTGCGGGTCGTGGGCGAGAGCCGCGCCGGTCAGCCCCACCCGGGCGAGGTCGGCCCCGGCGAGTGCGTCCGCATCTACACGGGCGCGCCGCTTCCTCCCGGCACCGACGCGATCTGTCCGGTGGAGGAACTGACCGAGGAAGAGGGCGGTGAGGCTGTAGCGCTGCGCCGCCCCGCGTCCCCGAACGACGTGCGCCCGGAAGGCGGTGACTTTCGCGCGGGCGAGACGGTGCTGCGCGCGGGCGGGCGCCTGAACCCGGCGCGGCTCGCCCTGGCCGCCGCGCTCGGGCACGCCGAGGTGCCGGTGCGGCGGCGCTGGCGGGTGGCGCTGCTCGCGACCGGCGACGAACTCGTAACGCCGGGCGCCGGGCCGCTGGCGCCGGGGCAGGTCTACGACTCGAACAGCGTCGGCCTCTGGGCGGGGCTGACCGAGGCCGGGTGCGAGGTGCTCGACCTCGGACGGGCGCCCGACTCGCCCGCTGGCCTGCGCGCGCGCCTGGACGCGGCGGGCGGCGCCGACCTGCTGCTCACGAGCGGCGGCGTCAGCATGGGCCGCTACGACTTCATGCGCGACCTGCTGCTCGGCGAAGGAGAGGTCAGCTTCTGGAAGGTCCGGATGCGCCCCGGCGGCCCCGCGCTGTGCGGGCGCTGGGGAAGCCTGCCCGTCTTCGGGCTGCCCGGCAACCCGGTGAGCAGCCTCGTCGTGTTCCGCGTGATCGTGAGGCCGGTGCTGACCGGTGAGGCGCTGCCGACCGTCCGCGCCCGCGCCCTGACGCCGTTTCGCCGACTGAGTGATAAGGCGGCTTTTTGGCGCGCGGTGCTGGAGCCGGATGGGGGCGTACGCCACTACGGCCAGCAGGGCAGCGGCGTGCTGAGGTCGCTGAGCGAGGCGAACGCCCTCGTGGTCGTGCCTGCCGGCGAGGGGCAGGTTAAGGAAGGAGACGAACTCGAGGCCGTGCCGCTGCTGTAA
- a CDS encoding phosphodiester glycosidase family protein yields MRLVLLSLLVLLSSCGGEARGLQVGRVAGGGMVYTVATVDPARDRLTLHWLNPSTGKPYASFSQLRDRLAKEGRTMLFATNSGIFAPGPRPLGLHVEAGKTLVRVNNVGPGSSNFALLPNGIFWLRGTRAGVTETGAYKRADPQPDYATQSGPLLVQGGKLHPAFNKRGTSFKVRSGVGVCAGGLVKFAVSAGPVNFHSFATFFRDTLGCPDALYLDGSISAYATPETNTQFTAFGGMWVVSR; encoded by the coding sequence GTGCGTCTTGTCCTGCTTTCCCTGCTTGTCCTCCTTTCTTCCTGCGGCGGAGAGGCGCGCGGGCTTCAGGTCGGGCGCGTGGCCGGCGGGGGGATGGTCTACACCGTCGCCACCGTGGACCCGGCGCGCGACCGCCTCACCCTGCACTGGCTCAATCCCTCGACAGGCAAACCCTATGCGTCCTTTTCTCAACTCCGCGACCGGCTCGCCAAGGAGGGGCGCACCATGCTCTTCGCCACCAACTCGGGCATCTTCGCGCCGGGTCCCAGGCCGCTCGGGCTGCATGTCGAGGCGGGCAAGACGCTGGTGCGGGTGAACAATGTCGGCCCCGGCAGCAGCAACTTCGCCCTGCTGCCCAATGGGATTTTCTGGCTGAGGGGCACGCGGGCCGGCGTCACCGAAACGGGGGCGTACAAGCGCGCTGACCCCCAACCCGACTACGCCACGCAGTCGGGGCCGCTGCTCGTGCAGGGGGGCAAGTTGCACCCGGCCTTCAACAAGCGCGGCACGAGCTTCAAGGTCCGCAGCGGCGTGGGCGTGTGCGCGGGCGGGCTCGTCAAGTTCGCGGTGAGCGCGGGGCCGGTCAACTTCCATTCCTTCGCCACCTTCTTCCGCGACACGCTCGGCTGCCCCGACGCGCTGTATCTCGACGGCAGCATCAGCGCCTACGCGACGCCCGAAACCAACACGCAGTTCACGGCCTTCGGCGGAATGTGGGTGGTCAGCCGCTGA
- the fumC gene encoding class II fumarate hydratase translates to MTKTRTESDTMGQLEVDASRYWGAQTERSIHNFPIGRDTFVWGRPVIRALGILKKGAAQANAELGELPQDVAELIVQAADEVIAGKLDDHFPLVVFQTGSGTQSNMNANEVISNRAIEIAGGEMGSKKPVHPNDHVNRGQSSNDTFPTAMHIAVVLELGERLYGAVGKLRDTLAQKAEEHAGLVKVGRTHLQDATPITLGQEIGGWVAQLDYALAEVKHAETGLYDLAIGGTAVGTGLNAHPQFGDLAARKYEAETGFPFRSAENKFAALSAHDALVQTSAALRTLAGALMKMANDVRWLASGPRNGIGEITIPENEPGSSIMPGKVNPTQSEALTMVATRVFGNDATVAFAGSQGNFQLNVFKPVMVHAVLESIRLISDASLAFNDNCAVGIEPNLERIEHNLGINLMQVTALNKHIGYDKAAAIAKKAHKEGSSLKDAALGLGYVTEEEFAQWVVPLEMTRN, encoded by the coding sequence ATGACCAAGACCCGAACCGAGTCGGACACGATGGGCCAGCTGGAGGTCGACGCCAGCCGCTACTGGGGCGCCCAGACCGAGCGCTCTATCCACAACTTTCCTATCGGGCGCGACACCTTCGTGTGGGGCAGGCCCGTCATCCGGGCGCTGGGCATCCTGAAAAAGGGCGCGGCGCAGGCCAACGCCGAACTGGGCGAGTTGCCGCAGGACGTGGCCGAATTGATCGTTCAGGCCGCCGACGAGGTGATCGCGGGCAAGCTCGACGACCACTTCCCGCTCGTCGTCTTCCAGACCGGCTCGGGCACCCAGAGCAACATGAACGCGAACGAGGTGATCTCCAACCGCGCCATCGAGATCGCGGGCGGGGAAATGGGCAGCAAAAAGCCTGTCCACCCCAACGACCATGTCAACCGGGGCCAGAGCTCCAACGACACCTTCCCGACCGCCATGCACATCGCGGTGGTGCTGGAACTGGGCGAGCGGCTCTACGGCGCGGTGGGCAAGCTGCGGGACACGCTGGCGCAGAAGGCCGAGGAGCACGCCGGACTCGTCAAGGTGGGCCGCACCCACCTGCAAGACGCCACGCCCATCACGCTGGGGCAGGAGATCGGCGGCTGGGTCGCACAGCTCGACTACGCGCTGGCGGAGGTCAAGCACGCCGAGACGGGCCTCTACGACCTCGCCATTGGGGGCACGGCGGTGGGCACCGGCCTGAACGCGCATCCGCAGTTTGGCGACCTCGCGGCGAGGAAGTACGAGGCCGAGACGGGCTTTCCCTTCCGCTCGGCGGAGAACAAGTTCGCGGCGCTCTCGGCCCACGACGCGCTGGTGCAGACCAGTGCAGCGCTGCGGACCCTCGCCGGGGCGCTGATGAAGATGGCGAACGACGTGCGCTGGCTGGCGAGCGGTCCCCGTAACGGCATCGGCGAGATCACCATTCCTGAGAACGAGCCCGGCTCCAGCATCATGCCCGGCAAGGTGAATCCCACGCAAAGCGAGGCGCTGACGATGGTCGCCACCCGCGTCTTCGGCAACGACGCCACCGTCGCCTTCGCCGGGTCGCAGGGCAACTTCCAGCTCAACGTGTTCAAGCCCGTGATGGTGCACGCCGTGCTGGAGAGCATCCGCCTGATCTCCGACGCCAGCCTCGCCTTTAACGACAATTGCGCGGTGGGCATCGAGCCGAATCTGGAACGGATCGAGCACAACCTCGGCATCAACCTGATGCAGGTCACGGCCCTGAACAAGCACATCGGCTACGACAAGGCCGCCGCCATCGCCAAGAAGGCGCATAAGGAAGGCAGCAGCCTGAAGGACGCGGCGCTGGGCCTCGGGTACGTCACGGAGGAAGAGTTCGCGCAGTGGGTGGTGCCGCTGGAGATGACGCGGAACTGA
- a CDS encoding acetate kinase: MSILVLNSGSSSLKFALLDPESGEVGLSGLAERLGTPEAAVRLERGGERQTRTLAGGSYAEAFGVLLTELAAFGLRDAVSAVGHRIVHGGERFSAPVRLTPEVLDAVRACIPLAPLHNPANLAGVEAAQRAFPELPHVGVFDTAFHQTMPPVAYRYAVPEAWYREHGVRRYGFHGTSHAYVAERAAELLGRPLAELRLVTAHLGNGSSVCAVDGGKSVDSSMGLTPLEGLVMGTRSGDLDPGLHEYVAGQTGLALGGVMRALNKESGLLGLSGLTNDMRELEAAAEGGHAGARLALDVFVYRLARYVAAMGVALGRIDALVFTGGIGENSALVRSRTLERLGLLGFGVDEAANARTVRGEAGHISAQGRVPVLVVPTNEELMIARQTAQVVAEAGQE; encoded by the coding sequence ATGTCCATCCTCGTTCTGAACAGCGGCTCGTCCAGCCTGAAATTCGCCCTGCTCGACCCGGAGTCGGGGGAGGTGGGGCTCTCCGGCCTCGCCGAGCGCCTGGGCACCCCCGAGGCGGCGGTGCGGCTGGAACGGGGCGGCGAGCGGCAGACGCGGACGCTGGCAGGCGGCAGCTACGCCGAGGCGTTCGGGGTATTGCTCACCGAACTGGCCGCGTTCGGCCTGCGGGACGCGGTCTCGGCGGTCGGCCACCGGATCGTGCACGGCGGCGAGCGTTTCAGCGCGCCCGTGCGGCTGACCCCGGAGGTGCTGGACGCGGTGCGGGCCTGCATTCCCCTCGCGCCGCTGCACAACCCGGCCAACCTCGCGGGGGTGGAGGCGGCGCAGCGGGCCTTTCCCGAGCTGCCGCACGTGGGTGTCTTCGACACCGCCTTTCACCAGACGATGCCGCCCGTCGCCTACCGCTACGCCGTGCCGGAAGCGTGGTACAGGGAGCACGGGGTGCGGCGCTACGGCTTCCACGGCACGAGTCACGCTTACGTGGCGGAGCGGGCGGCGGAGTTGCTGGGGCGGCCCCTCGCCGAGCTGAGGCTCGTGACCGCGCACCTCGGCAACGGGTCGAGCGTCTGCGCGGTGGACGGCGGAAAATCGGTGGATTCGAGCATGGGCCTCACGCCGCTCGAAGGTCTGGTGATGGGCACCCGCAGCGGCGACCTCGACCCCGGCCTGCACGAGTACGTCGCCGGGCAGACCGGCCTCGCCCTCGGTGGCGTGATGCGGGCGCTGAACAAGGAAAGCGGCCTGCTCGGGCTCTCGGGCCTCACCAACGACATGCGCGAGCTGGAGGCCGCCGCCGAGGGAGGGCATGCGGGCGCGCGGCTCGCCCTCGACGTGTTCGTCTACCGCCTCGCGCGTTACGTCGCGGCGATGGGCGTGGCGCTCGGGCGCATCGACGCCCTCGTCTTCACCGGCGGCATCGGCGAAAACAGCGCCCTGGTGCGCTCGCGCACGCTGGAGCGCCTGGGGCTGCTCGGCTTCGGGGTGGACGAAGCCGCCAACGCCCGCACCGTGCGGGGTGAGGCTGGACACATCAGCGCGCAGGGGCGCGTCCCGGTTCTCGTCGTCCCGACGAACGAGGAGCTGATGATTGCGCGCCAGACGGCGCAGGTGGTGGCAGAGGCCGGTCAGGAATAA
- a CDS encoding secondary thiamine-phosphate synthase enzyme YjbQ: MWAQHLLTLPPKPRGFHLITREVVAAVPELPEIHAGLLHVFLQHTSASLTVSENASPDVRRDFERYFDRAVPDGWADFEHTLEGPDDMAAHIKASVLGAAMSLPVRQGQLALGTWQGIYLCEHRGRGGPRRLVLTLQGAG; this comes from the coding sequence ATGTGGGCCCAGCACCTCCTGACGCTGCCGCCAAAGCCGCGCGGCTTCCATCTGATCACCCGTGAAGTCGTCGCCGCCGTGCCGGAGTTGCCAGAGATTCACGCTGGGTTGCTGCACGTCTTTCTTCAGCACACGTCGGCCAGCCTGACGGTCAGCGAGAACGCTTCCCCCGATGTGCGGCGCGACTTCGAGCGTTACTTTGACCGTGCGGTACCCGACGGCTGGGCCGACTTTGAGCACACCCTGGAAGGCCCCGACGACATGGCGGCCCATATCAAGGCGAGCGTGCTCGGCGCGGCGATGAGTCTTCCGGTACGCCAGGGCCAGCTGGCCCTCGGCACCTGGCAGGGCATCTACCTGTGCGAGCACCGAGGGCGCGGCGGCCCGCGCCGGCTCGTGCTGACGCTGCAAGGCGCCGGCTGA